In Brachionichthys hirsutus isolate HB-005 chromosome 20, CSIRO-AGI_Bhir_v1, whole genome shotgun sequence, the genomic stretch CCAAACTGATGGCGAGGAGGAGTATCGCAGCGTGTcccccggcccggcccggctcaggaggaggagcgccgaccgtctgctggaggagcgcctgaggaggagggaggtcaGGGAGGTCAGGGAGGCTCGGAGGGACTGGGACCTGGATCAGAGGGACCACGTGGATCTGTTTCTCCTCAGTCTGGCTCCGGCCCTGAGGAGACTGGCGCCGGAGAAACAGTCCTGGGTCAGAACTAagatccagcagctcctccacgaGGCCGAGTTCGGGCCCAGCGGCTTCCAGTGATCGGCAGATATTTGTATCAATGATTGACTCCGCCCACCTTTTCTTTGTATTAAATCCTGCCTGAATGGTTCTGAGCCCGGTTCTGCTTTTCATTCCTGAAGTCCAGATCAGAGGTCGGGATATTCACAACTCAAAGCGAGTCTGCTGTATGACGTTATtactactgttattactactgttactactactgttactactactgttactattAGTactattattagtagtagtaactTAAATCAAATTAAACTGAATTTAGACCACAAACAGGCTAAAGATGTAACAGAGAGAAGTTGCGTGATGACGCAACATGTGGGGCGGGGCTTATTAAACATGATAAATATGTagaaacgatgatgatgatgaatgtatttattagatagaatgtcagaatcagaagtggtttattgccgttgtcagtgagggttcacagactaggaacgtttctctgtgatgttagagtacaagtacagtcacacagtagcatgtattagagtacaagtacagtcaaacagtagcatgtattacagtacaagtacagtcaaacagtagcatgtattacagtacaagtacagtcaaacagtagcatgtattatagtacaagtacagtcacacagtagcgtgtattacagtacaagtacagtcagacagtagcatgtattacagtacaagtacagtcacacagtagcatgtattatagtacaagtacagtcagacagtagcatgtattatagtacaagtacagtcacacagtagcatgtattatagtacaagtacagtcagacagtagcatgtattatagtacaagtacagtcacacagtagcgtgtattacagtacaagtacagtcacacagtagcgtgtattacagtataagtacagccacacagtagcgtaaactataaatatttacatttccggaacgttttatttattgatgcacTAAATCatctatttcattattttttttagatatctATTAAATAACGCGTCATCCTTAAAATCGGCGTTCATACCGATTATTATCAAGGGAAGAGCGCCCTCTGTCGGATAACCGGGagacctgcagctctgctcGCGTACATCCGGGTTCTATGGTCAGCTGATGAAAACACGGAAGCAGGCGTGGCTTCGAGCAGAAGCTGTGAGCGGCTACCGGAGGTTTGTGGACCCGTCCCGGTGTCCCGTGATCTGCGACCGGTCGTTAACGGAGGTCTCCGGGACATTTAACCGCTCGGTAAGTTCTGTCGGTCCGATATGTACATGTATATGTAGGTATAAGTATCAACCGGAAGATAAAGTACTTTATAAATGTATTACCGTTAAATGACAGGACAGCTTCAGAGGACACAGGATGTTCTCTTCCACAGTGACGGAGGACGCAGGATGTCCTCTTCCACAGCTTCAGAGGACACAGGATGTCCTCTTCCACAGCTTCAGAGGACACAGAATGTCCTCTTTCACAGCTTCAGAGGACACAGGATGTCCTCTTCCGCAGTGACGGAGGACAACGGGGACAAAGCAGGATCTGATGATGATCTCCTCCACCAATGAGAGGTCACGTGATCTTTTGTTTGTCCGTTTGGACCCGGCAGGTCGCCGCTGACGATGACCAAGACGTTTCGTTGTCCCGGTCGTCATGGCTACGCCGTGGAAGTCTCTCCGTTCTTCGCCAACAGAGTGGCCTGTGCCGCCTCCCAGTACTACGGCATCGCTGGTGAGTTcaggacccggacccggacctggacccggacctgggtcctgctcctcctcctcctcctcctgctcctcctgctcctcctgctcctcctcctcctcctgctgaagcATAATGAGCTGCTCTTTGTGTGTAGGTGGGGGGACCCTCCTGGTCCTGGATCAGACGGAGACGGGGCTTCATCTCCTGAGAAGGTAAGTCCGTCCCCTGCCTGTCCtcctcacgccccccccccccccccccccagagaactACAAACATGGTGTCTTTAGGTGGGAGTGGGGCGACGGCTTGTTCGACGTAGCGTGGAGCGAATCAAACGAACACCTCCTGGTCGCCGGGGGCGGGGACGGCAGCCTGCAGCTGTGGGACACGTCCAATCACAACGCTCCGCTGAGAGTGGCCAGAGAACACTCGCAGGAGgtgacgcacgcacgcacacacacacgcacagagacacacacacaaagacacacacgcacacacgcacgcacacacgcacgcacacacacacacacaaagacacacacttgTTTGTGAAAAACTGCCTGTCCTcaaccgagtgtgtgtgtgtgtgtgtgtgtgtctctctgtgtgtgtgtgtgtgtgtgtgtctctgtgtgtgtgtgtgtgtgtgtgtgtgtgtctctctgtgtgtgtgtgtgtgtgtgtgtctctgtgtgtgtgtgtgtgtgtctctgtgtctgtgtgtgtgtgtgtgtgtgtgtgtgtgtctgtgtgtgtgtgtctgcaggtgtgtTCTGTAGACTGGAGTCCAACCAGAGGAGAGAACCTCATCATCTCTGGGTCGTGGGATCAAACTGTCAAACTggtgagctgctcctcctcctcctcggtttTCTTCCTCTCACCTGACAGGTGTGTTTTCCCGTCTTCCAGTGGGAGCCCactctcagccaatcactgaGCACTCTCAGGGGTCATGAAGGGGTCGTCTACAGCACCATTTGGTCACCTCACATCCCAGGATGCTTTGCTTCAGCCTCAGGTGAGAGACGCTGGTTGATCCTGGGGGGCTCCATGTGGTCACTAGGGGGCGTGGTCACTCTGTTCAGCATGTGGGGATATTTAATGTCTCAGAATCTGATTGGTTCAGAAGCAGGAAGTGTCTGAAGCCTCTGAGCGCAGCGATCCAGAAGAACTGGGACGAGACGATTCCAtcaggacacacagacacacacacacacacacacacacacacacacacacacacagagacacacagagacacacacacacggacacacggacacacacacacacacacacgcacacacacag encodes the following:
- the pex7 gene encoding peroxisomal biogenesis factor 7, with amino-acid sequence MTKTFRCPGRHGYAVEVSPFFANRVACAASQYYGIAGGGTLLVLDQTETGLHLLRRWEWGDGLFDVAWSESNEHLLVAGGGDGSLQLWDTSNHNAPLRVAREHSQEVCSVDWSPTRGENLIISGSWDQTVKLWEPTLSQSLSTLRGHEGVVYSTIWSPHIPGCFASASGDGTLRVWDAKAAACRLVVPAHRAEILSCDWCKYDQNIVATGSVDCSVCVWDLRNPRQPVNQLQGHAYAVRRVKFSPFSRCVMSSCSYDFTVRFWDHSRNRPLLETVEHHSEFVCGLDFNLHTPTQVVDCSWDETVKVYAPSCLSAATPPHTAAC